The following coding sequences are from one Sulfurospirillum tamanense window:
- a CDS encoding TRAP transporter small permease subunit, producing MIGWVFTLNRWLSKGGAVLSSVALIVLIVLILVEILGRSFFQYSTMIADEYSGYLYLSAVFFGLAYALNHDSHIRITIITAYLGNKASRAVDVFCGVLGMATMGVVVYYAWIFMLDTKSMEMVSEGVSQTPLYLTQIPVVVGSALLWFALFSFTLKRLCHDR from the coding sequence ATGATCGGCTGGGTTTTCACACTAAATAGGTGGCTCTCCAAGGGGGGAGCCGTCCTTTCCTCGGTGGCACTCATCGTGTTAATCGTGCTGATTTTGGTGGAGATTTTAGGGCGCTCTTTTTTTCAGTACTCGACCATGATCGCCGATGAATACAGCGGATACCTTTACCTTTCAGCGGTTTTTTTTGGCTTAGCGTACGCGCTCAACCACGACAGCCACATTCGCATTACCATCATCACGGCTTACTTGGGAAACAAAGCAAGCCGCGCTGTGGACGTGTTTTGTGGAGTGCTGGGGATGGCGACTATGGGTGTGGTGGTCTACTACGCGTGGATTTTCATGCTAGACACCAAATCCATGGAAATGGTGTCCGAGGGCGTGTCACAAACCCCCTTGTACCTCACGCAAATCCCCGTAGTGGTGGGTTCGGCCTTGCTTTGGTTTGCGCTTTTTAGCTTTACCCTTAAAAGGTTGTGCCATGATCGCTGA